Genomic window (Bacillota bacterium):
GGAGTCCTTCATGGGAGCGTTCAGGTCGAGGCCCTTGGTGACCGCCCGGGTGATGAGGGCGGTGCGGTTCTCCTGCAACAGCTCGATGAGGCGCTCCTTCTTCGCCACCAGCGCATCAATCTTCGCCGTCTCGCGGTCGAGGAAGGCAGCGATGGCGCGTTGTTCCAACAAGAGAGGCGGCAGAGGTACCGGAAAGTCCTTTATAAACTCTTCGGATACCCGTTGCTGACCAGCCGCGCCCTTCATTTCAACCTGGCCAAGACCGCGAAAAGGCCGCGAGAAGGTCAGATAAGCCAGAAAGTCTGCGTGCAGGCCGGAGCCCGGTCGGATCACGTGAAGCTCGGTGGTTCCGAAGCCGATTCCGTTTGTGAGGCCCCTTGCAACTGCTCCTTTGCCATTCTCGAAACATGGAGTGATTTTCGCCACGAGAACGTCGCCGTCACGAAAATAGGTATATCCGGACGAGACCTCGCTCAGTTGCTTTGTTGCTTCGAGGTTGAAGCCACCCCATTCCCCAAGCGCATCCATCGGTATGAAAGTAACCTCTAGGGACGGTGAGGCGCTTCTGAGTTCGCCAGGTGAGGGGTTGACGAATCCAAGAAACCTAAGCCGCTTCACCTCCCAATGCGCCGGGATCTGCCCCAGCCACTCCACGCCGGAATCC
Coding sequences:
- a CDS encoding restriction endonuclease subunit S, with translation MNKGTEERQTLRRFKPYPAYKDSGVEWLGQIPAHWEVKRLRFLGFVNPSPGELRSASPSLEVTFIPMDALGEWGGFNLEATKQLSEVSSGYTYFRDGDVLVAKITPCFENGKGAVARGLTNGIGFGTTELHVIRPGSGLHADFLAYLTFSRPFRGLGQVEMKGAAGQQRVSEEFIKDFPVPLPPLLLEQRAIAAFLDRETAKIDALVAKKERLIELLQENRTALITRAVTKGLDLNAPMKDSGVEWLGEIPVHWEVMALKQLTSLRAGEAITSDHIDQAGEYPVYGGNGVRGYTSSFTHEGDFPLIGRQGALCGCINFASGRFWASEHAVVAAPLRGVDARWLAYLLTAMSLNEYSESAAQPGLAVSVVASIHAPRPPLPEQRAIAAFLDRETAKIDALIAKIHEGIERLKEYRTALISAAVTGKIDVQEFGSLE